A window of Candidatus Gorgyraea atricola contains these coding sequences:
- the cysE gene encoding serine O-acetyltransferase, whose product MLNRIKEDIKSAMEKDPAAKSGLEVFLCYPGVHALWFHRMAHFFYAHKMYVIARAISHVSRFLTGVEIHPGAKIGRRVFMDHGMGVVIGETSEIGDDALLYKGVVLGGTALKKGKRHPTIGKNVVIGSNACVLGPITIGDGAKIGSGSVVVKDVPSGATVVGIPGKIVEKKVMKKLELDFEHGNLPDPIADVVKIMLKMQHELEQRLKTLEKDHSIKAKSIFHDYEEKATEEMPDT is encoded by the coding sequence ATGTTGAATAGGATAAAAGAAGATATAAAGTCTGCTATGGAGAAGGATCCTGCGGCCAAGAGCGGGTTGGAGGTATTTTTATGCTATCCAGGCGTTCATGCCTTATGGTTCCACAGAATGGCGCACTTTTTTTACGCACATAAGATGTATGTTATTGCCAGGGCTATTTCTCATGTCTCGAGATTTCTAACAGGAGTAGAGATACATCCTGGGGCAAAGATAGGCCGGCGTGTGTTTATGGATCATGGCATGGGTGTTGTTATAGGAGAGACTTCAGAAATAGGCGATGATGCCTTGCTATATAAAGGTGTAGTGCTTGGCGGGACTGCCCTTAAAAAAGGCAAGCGCCACCCCACGATAGGCAAGAATGTCGTAATAGGATCCAATGCCTGTGTGCTTGGCCCGATTACAATAGGTGATGGCGCCAAGATAGGATCTGGCTCTGTTGTTGTAAAGGATGTGCCGAGCGGTGCTACTGTAGTAGGCATACCAGGCAAGATTGTTGAAAAAAAGGTCATGAAAAAACTTGAATTGGATTTCGAACACGGGAATCTTCCTGACCCAATAGCAGATGTCGTGAAGATCATGTTAAAGATGCAGCATGAATTAGAGCAGAGACTAAAGACGTTAGAGAAAGATCATAGCATAAAAGCAAAAAGCATATTTCACGACTATGAAGAAAAGGCAACAGAAGAAATGCCGGATACCTGA
- a CDS encoding patatin-like phospholipase family protein, which translates to MSDNGKVIAVYNTTHREAKTWYAINLAAALAMITKGKVLFIDVLSTLEYKISSDVKIERLRQGRIKERQIENVKKDYLYTVINASGEADESLYRMFTCSDVVHFFVDSTKDDLGASHGFLEVLLEKDLEPIHSKTSIIVNRLNIFDRFSKEEMAWLVKRNISAIVPEPGIMDAALDSSGIPLVLKSKDALYSKAILRIAKKESGKLLGLALGSGSAFGLAHIGVLKMLEDRHITIDIVSGSSIGALIAGMHGLGFSAGRIESIARKLRSKLKIMRLLDFTIPISGILAGKRLKRFLKKIFEEKTFEDLEIPVKIMVYDLANRETLVIEKGLLADAVYMSIAVPGIFKPKVEKERVIIDGGVSDPVPVDILLKQGVKKIIAVNVLPGPRDIYEKNMLLKKRDSEEKNLMLTAPFNVRIGLSIMKRLRKIFTPNIFDVIMATMQSMEYVLGENSCKKANIALRPVLSSASSTDFHLANDFIKKGEQEALSHVEDIIRLTEA; encoded by the coding sequence ATGAGCGATAACGGCAAGGTGATAGCAGTATATAACACTACGCACAGAGAGGCAAAGACATGGTATGCAATAAACCTTGCAGCAGCGCTTGCCATGATTACAAAAGGCAAAGTTTTATTTATTGATGTCTTAAGTACTCTGGAATACAAAATAAGCAGTGATGTGAAAATAGAGCGCCTAAGGCAAGGCCGCATTAAAGAGCGCCAGATCGAGAACGTAAAAAAAGATTATCTTTATACTGTAATTAATGCCTCAGGCGAGGCAGACGAGTCACTGTATAGGATGTTTACATGTTCTGATGTCGTGCATTTTTTTGTGGATTCAACTAAAGACGATCTTGGAGCCAGCCATGGATTTTTAGAAGTTTTGCTCGAGAAGGACCTCGAGCCTATTCACTCCAAGACAAGCATTATTGTAAACAGGCTGAATATATTCGATAGATTTTCAAAAGAGGAAATGGCGTGGTTAGTTAAAAGAAATATCTCAGCCATTGTGCCTGAGCCAGGTATCATGGATGCAGCATTAGACTCAAGCGGGATACCACTTGTTTTAAAATCCAAGGACGCCCTTTATTCAAAGGCGATCTTGCGTATTGCAAAGAAAGAGTCAGGCAAGTTACTGGGTCTTGCCCTGGGAAGCGGCTCTGCATTTGGCCTGGCGCATATAGGAGTTTTGAAGATGCTGGAGGATAGGCACATAACTATAGACATTGTGTCAGGTTCAAGCATAGGCGCGCTTATAGCAGGTATGCACGGCCTTGGTTTTTCTGCAGGCAGGATAGAGAGTATAGCAAGAAAACTAAGAAGCAAGCTAAAGATCATGAGACTGCTGGACTTTACAATACCTATATCAGGCATCCTGGCTGGAAAAAGACTGAAGAGGTTTCTGAAGAAGATTTTTGAGGAAAAAACATTTGAAGATCTGGAAATACCTGTTAAGATAATGGTATACGACCTGGCAAACAGAGAGACACTTGTGATAGAGAAGGGTTTGCTTGCGGACGCGGTTTATATGAGCATAGCAGTGCCAGGCATATTTAAACCCAAGGTCGAAAAGGAAAGAGTGATCATTGATGGCGGGGTTTCAGATCCTGTGCCTGTAGATATATTATTAAAGCAGGGTGTGAAAAAGATAATAGCCGTGAATGTCTTGCCAGGCCCCAGAGATATATATGAAAAAAATATGCTTTTAAAAAAGAGGGATAGCGAAGAGAAAAATCTTATGCTTACAGCCCCTTTTAATGTAAGGATAGGCTTATCTATAATGAAACGTTTAAGAAAAATTTTTACACCCAACATCTTTGACGTTATCATGGCCACCATGCAGTCCATGGAATATGTGCTCGGAGAGAATAGCTGCAAAAAAGCAAACATTGCCCTGCGACCTGTACTTTCATCTGCCAGCTCGACTGATTTTCATCTTGCGAATGATTTTATTAAAAAGGGCGAACAAGAGGCGCTTTCTCATGTTGAGGATATAATAAGATTGACGGAGGCCTGA
- a CDS encoding ATP-binding protein translates to MEDKIIKILIIEFNSQNILKIKEALSKPSGVSYELMWLQEEGNLLKKVDEEAFNVILLSYNLPGANGLEILSDLQYKDLQGPVIMMADKGDEEFATLAMRQGAYDYVIKEKGFEKGLSLVIHNALRAFEAQKEKERLQKEIAAKNTELEAANRKLKELDRIKSDFVANVAHEFRTPLTIIKGNTDLVIKGGLGKVTPEQKDMLDGAVNIANRLSRLVNDLLDISKIESGKMKLKKGNLNINKIIEENLAVFSKIMKDKKQTLNKDLARDMPGINADIDKTTQVFINLLSNAIKYSPEGGKITVKSTTLEKEIMVEVSDTGEGIAPENIDTVFDKFTRVTAEKKEGTGLGLPIAKDIVTLHNGRMWVKSELGKGSQFYFTLPK, encoded by the coding sequence ATGGAAGATAAGATTATAAAGATATTGATAATAGAATTTAATTCACAGAATATATTAAAAATAAAAGAGGCCCTTTCTAAGCCGTCAGGTGTTTCGTATGAGTTGATGTGGTTACAAGAAGAGGGGAATCTGCTTAAAAAGGTCGACGAAGAAGCGTTCAATGTCATCCTCCTTTCCTATAACCTGCCTGGCGCGAATGGCCTGGAAATACTCTCTGATTTACAATATAAAGACCTGCAGGGCCCTGTTATAATGATGGCAGACAAAGGTGATGAAGAATTTGCCACGCTGGCAATGAGACAGGGCGCGTATGACTATGTAATAAAGGAAAAAGGATTTGAGAAAGGTCTGAGCCTCGTGATCCATAATGCATTAAGGGCGTTTGAGGCGCAGAAGGAAAAAGAGCGCCTGCAGAAAGAGATCGCTGCTAAGAACACTGAGCTGGAAGCAGCGAATAGAAAACTGAAGGAATTAGATAGGATCAAATCTGACTTTGTTGCGAATGTAGCACATGAATTCAGAACACCTCTTACTATCATAAAAGGTAATACAGATCTGGTTATTAAAGGAGGGCTCGGCAAAGTGACCCCAGAGCAAAAGGATATGCTCGACGGCGCTGTAAATATAGCAAATAGGCTCTCCAGGCTTGTAAATGATCTGCTGGATATATCAAAGATAGAGTCGGGTAAGATGAAACTAAAGAAGGGGAACCTTAACATAAATAAGATAATAGAAGAGAACCTGGCTGTTTTTAGCAAGATAATGAAAGACAAAAAGCAGACCCTTAACAAAGATCTTGCAAGGGATATGCCTGGTATAAACGCTGACATAGACAAGACAACTCAGGTATTCATCAATCTTTTAAGCAATGCCATAAAGTATAGCCCTGAGGGTGGTAAGATAACAGTAAAAAGTACTACTCTTGAGAAAGAAATAATGGTGGAGGTCTCAGATACGGGTGAAGGCATAGCCCCTGAGAACATAGACACAGTATTTGACAAGTTTACAAGGGTGACTGCTGAGAAAAAAGAAGGCACGGGCCTGGGGCTACCCATAGCAAAGGATATAGTTACGCTTCACAACGGAAGGATGTGGGTCAAGAGCGAATTAGGCAAGGGTAGTCAATTTTATTTTACATTACCAAAATAG